The following DNA comes from Melospiza georgiana isolate bMelGeo1 chromosome 10, bMelGeo1.pri, whole genome shotgun sequence.
cccaggagctgccacccagaactgggagcagggatcctgtaaACCCAGCCTTTGGCCACTGGCAAACCCCCAACACCTGTGGCTTGGTCCCCTTCTCCTTAAACACCTCTGTTGGGTGGGATGTGGTGCAGCTCCCACCTCCAGCACGGCGAGGGCTGACAGCAGCCCATCCACATCTGACCGTGCCATGGCGGCATCAAATGCTGTTCCCTGGTGGTCCCAGGATGGGGCACAGCCATCTTCcccaggaaggggaagggggatGGGTGGCTGGGAATGGGGGCAGCCAAAAGGCTGCTCAGACCCAATGGAGAAGTTCCTACAGACACCAAAGAACAAGGGGTCAAGCCCTTGTCAAATTATACGGCGTGACTTGAGCGGACGTGACGACAGACACTGGTACTGGGAACTGCTCCATAGCAAGAGATTAAGGCTGCAAGAAGAACAGGCTCTGACCCAACAGGGTGCTTGGGCATGAGTTTGTGGCTCAGCAGATGCCCAAATACCGTGTGGGAGCAGGACGAAAACGACTGCCTTGGATATGGTATAGTACAAGAGCTGGTAGGAAAATAGCATCAGTCTTTCTCCCTGAAAACACACAGCCAGACCTGCGAGGTGCCATCTCTCTTGGGTACTTCTAAGGCATCAAGGACGAGAGCAGCCAAGCATGGGTGGGCAGTGACCATCACAAGaggagctcagtgctgcagcagagttTTCCTGAGCTGGCCCGTGAGCAGCTTTTCAGTGGGACCCACTCAGGATTTCTCCTTGTAGAAGCGTGGTaggggtgggcagcaggagtCAATGCCAGAGCAAAGCTTACAGGTCCTTTAGCCAAATCCTCACTCCCACCCTGAAGCTGCTTCAGAAGCCAAACTTCCCTTGGCTAGCCCGGAGCACTCCAGGTTCAGATCTGCAGAACTGGACGTTCTTCTCCATTGGGAAAAGGACTGTAGTTTGCCACTGtttgggacaggagctggagggaTACTTTTGCAGCCCCAGACAGAGTGTCTCCATCAAGCTCTTGCATCCCAGGAGTgatggggatgggcacaggTCCAGGCACGCTTTGCACCTCCTTGCCCACAGAGGGTGCCAGGCAGGTGTTTTGGGAGCCTGAGCCTCATCCAGTGCACCAAAGCATTAAAGATTCTCAATATCCACAAGGATATTTCCGTATTGGAAATCCTGCCCCTGTTGATGTTAAATTGCCCCCTGggatgccagcagcagcccatgGTACTGGGGGTTGGTCTGGGCTGCACTGGagcccctgggatggatccatctgcagccatcagcagctggaggGAGGATAGGAGTTGCTGTCTGATGGGTTTTGGTTACTGTTTATTCAAAAGATGTTCCTCCACCACAGTGTTTTACATGAAGCATGATGGGCTCCACAACTGGACCTGCTGATAATCACTGACCAAACCCCATCACTGCTGACCGACAATTCTGTGGggacacaggcagcagggagcctgATGGCACTTCTAGGGGCCATGGCCATGTTCAGGGGCTTTAACATCCACCTCTGACCACCTCTGCCCCGCAATCCACCAGCTCTGTTTGGTTTCAGACTGAAATATGGACACTTACGGAATgagcagcatttcagtgtttttcatACAGCACCCACCAAGCCAAGGTCAAAACCAGAGAATATTGTACAAGGTGCAGACGGCAGTAGGGAGTCAGATTGCAGTTGCCAAGTCCTCTCTGCTTGCTACCcatggcccagccctgccaagacATGGCTGACCCATGGATGCTGCTGTTTTGTGAGGGCATGGATGGGTGtctggagcactgagggcagtgTGGGCACTGGAAGGTGCCCAGCACGGTGAGGGAATGAAAGCAGTCATTTTAGTAAAAGACACAAGGTGGTGGAAGCAGCGCCCAACTTCAGACTGGTGATGCTCAGAGGAATGTGTGGTCCTCATTGACCATTTGTACAAAGAGGGTTGAGCCAGgagtgggtcacagccctcacTGTGACCAGGAATGGGATCAGGCTCCCCGCCTCAGATTTGGGGTGTTGGACCGTGCTGGGACTTAAAGGTTGGACTAAGACATGGACTAATTTTGAATAACAGTATTGGGGTTTGGAGTGTGGGGatggacatggggacactgctcTGTGCAGTGCACCAGAACGGGCCATGGAAACTCTGTGTGATGGAACCAACTATGCATCTCTGAGCTACTCCCAGGGAAGAGTGTGTCCATCTCCATTTTGTACCTACCCACCTCTCTGTGCCTCCGGCTCAGCTATCATTTCTAGGTggatcaaaggaaaaaaaccaaagttttTTTGTTGCCAAAGTGCCAAAAAATTTTAGAGTGGCATTCCACCCCTGTGGCCATCGGGTGAACATTCCCCAGGGACAATTTGACTGTCCCCTTGTGGCTCCTTCCACCTCTCAACACCCTCCTGGTTTGGCACATCTCCCACTCCGCTGCCTCGCTGgtgcagctggtgctgggagaTCAGCCGGTGCTGGGGGATCAGCCAGCGTTCACCAGAGCAGGCCCCACTGGTGGAGCTGGGACAGGCCACGGAGCTGGGCGGGTTTGGTTCGGGGTCAGCGGCAATCGCAGGGCGTGTCCCGAGTACCAGAGGTGAGCAGGGCGGTGGTGGAGGACCCAGGGAGGATGGGGCAGGATGGGGGAGCCACGGGGACCCTTCCTCATCGCCTGTCCCGCTACTCGGGTGAGTAGTCCAGCTCATCGTTGGCGATCAGAGCATCTGACGGCGGTTTGTGCCGGCCTTTGCTTTTCGACCTGCCACTTGTCCGATGGCTCTCCTTGGTGCCCGCCATTTGCTGGTACGAGAAGCTCTTGTCCTCAGAAGGACCCCAGGCCGGGTAGCTCTCGCCCTCGGGGGCGAAGGAGAAGCCGTCATCCACGGAGAAGGGGTCGACGTCCACATCGTAGCGCTGGTAGGTGCTCTGGTGCAGGGCCTCCTCCCGGGCGCTGATCTCCAGCGTGCTGTTCCACATCCCATAACCAAAGTAGATGAGCAGACCTGGGTGGGCAAGAGAGAGAGGGTTGGACCCCAGCTACTCACTAGCCCTTCTACCCCTATCTGATTTCACCTTCATGCACAAATGCTTTCACTGGCAGGAAATACAGCCAGAGGTCTGATTTCTGGTGGATCATGGGATTAACCTACCCCAGACATCCTCACCAAGTAATCCAGACTCCACATGACATGGATTAGCCACGGAGGACTGATGTGAGGTTACATCAGGACCTCACATCTGTGCCAGAAAAACCAATGGGATGTCCCACCCCCAACAGCCATGGATGGGCTGGTGGAGTTCATCACACCTAATGCAGTGGTTTAATTTACTCATTGCTGGCGGCTCAAGAGGTGTTAGTTGTACCCACAGAGGAAAGTGCTTAATCACACCAGATTAAATTGATGCTTTGGAGTCATCTTTTCTTCCAGATGGAAGGACTTTCTCTGGATTTGCAGTTTCACCTATTGACCTAAAGGCCCAAAACAGCACTGAGTATGTCTGCCCAAAAATGCAGATGACAGCCCCTGCCCAATGGCTCAGCTTGGAGGAGATATGAGATCTGCTTTATTCTCTTGGGTTTGTGGACTAAGTGAGTTGCAAAGTAAAGCACTATGGATATGCTGGACTCCTGGTTATGTGTCAGAAAGCctaaatttgggaaaaaaaggatcCACAACAGAGTCTGTGAGTCCTAAGATGCCCCTACCCAGAAGTTAAGAGGTTGAGCTAAAAGGAGATATAGACTACAGATCTGACTTTCCCAGGTATTCTAGGATTGAGTACTCTGGACTTTGGAAAAGCGGTGCTGAAATACTGGTGTGGGCTGCTGAAAAGCTCAAGTGGGTGACAGAGCAAGAAATCAAACTGATTTCTGTACAAAGCCTGCCTGTGAGGCAATTTCCAGAACCCGCCTACTTTGCATCAAAAAAGCCATCAAAATAGTCACCTTGCATGGAGTCATTCTCTTCCATGAATCTGATGTTTTCTGGAGGTGTAATTTTCCATTTAGCTGCGATTCAGGGACTGGACAAAATGAGATTTCTAAAAACTTCAGGATGGCAAGGGGCAGACGAGAAGGACTGGGTATTTCCAGCCTATGCACTCTGATTAGGGAAGCTGTCATTATTAACACCCTTCCAAAAGACTGtcagtgaaaaaattaaaataaatgaaccTGGGACTCACCCACAAAACACCAGACGGCAAATCGGATCCACGTGACAGTGGAGAGCTTCAGCATGAGATAGATATTGACCAGCATGGCGAAGGCAGGCACGAAGGGCAGACACGGGGCCATGTAGGGCAGCTTCTTGGGGTTTTCTGGCTGCTGCAAGATcacaaacaccagcacagcGATGAGCAGGACCATCAGCACcaccaggagcacagcccaccagctctgctcagagaTGTAGTCTGACCCAAAAATGATGAAGGAGCAGAAGATGAACATGAGGACgaagagcaggagcacacaggtGGTGACGGTGTGGCCGGTCGCCGCCGTCGGGCGATCCATTTTACCCGGCAGCCCAAGGTGAATCCTCATTGTGTAGTACCGAGGGCCAATCAGCTTCTTCAGCTTGATGAGATAGATGTTCTCAGACTCATCTGCCTCTATCCCCGTGGTCATGTCCACGGTGCCGTAGTTGGGGTGATTCACGTTGTAGGCGGATTTATCGGATTTCCCAATTAGCATCTCGTTGTCTCCCAGCGACGGCAGATTTTTTGCCCCGCACGTGTTGGTTGGTGGGCCAGAGAACTCCTCTCCTTCGCTGCCAGGAGAGCAAGCTTCCTTCTCACAGTCTGCCAGGATGCCCTCCTTCTTCTTGGTGTGTTCCTCGGAGAGGAATTTGACGAAGCCGTCGATGTCGCTCTCGGGCTGGTAGCGGAGGAGCAGGACGCAGACGGACACCAGCGTGTAGGCGAGCAGGGTGCCAATGGACATCATCTCAATCAGGTCCCTCAGGCTGACCAgcaaggagagcagagctgccaggaacCCAGACACGATACAAGCCACGATAGGGGTTTCCGTGTAAGAGCTGACGTGGGACAAAAACCTGGAGCACAGAACAGTCACAGGAAGTTAAAATCATAGAGGCTGCAATAACCCTTCCCTCGTTGCAGGGGACAGTCTCAGGGATCCCTTCAGGTCTTGTTGCTTTTTGGAACTTTGATTCCAGGTGGGGActggcagcagtgctgaagtTGAATTTGGAGTTAGATGTGGGTATGACCAGCTCTGCAACGAGCACTCAGATACTTCCCAGATTTTATCCATATAAACTGCTCTCCAAATGAGAAACTGTAGGGTAGACTGCTCCTGGTATTTTCCTCCCAGGACAATGCTTTGGCTTGTGCCCCATTCTGCACCCACCATGTCTGTGCATACTCATTGCTCCCTGTAGTGACAGTGTGGGACCCTCAAAACCCCCAGCACAATTTCCCCTCAGATCCCAAGAGGCCAGAAATAAATGCCAGCACGGGTATGACTGACCTGAAGAGCAGCCCATCTCCAGCCATGGCATAAATGACTCTGGGCATTGGGAAGAGAGAGCCCAGCAGGCTGACAGTGAGGCCAGCCACGGACCCGATGGCAACGATGAATTTGGCTGCATAGAAGCCATGGACCACGAACATTTCCATCAGTGGGGACTCGGTGTCAATGGCATCATAGGGCACCATCAGCGTCAGGATCATGCTCACCTGGCAAGGCaagaggagcaggacagggctgtcaGCATCAGCACTGGCGGTGCTGGGTATTCTCAGGGTGGAGGGGATGTAAAACGCTGGAATTTGGTCTGTTTGCACTTTGCTGTAGGGTGGTTAATCCAGAAAACTGTGGGGTCTTAGTCTCTGCTACTCAAAGGCAAGAAGGGGATGCTTGAACCTCAATTCAGGGGTGATGCAGGAATCAAGTGGGACTGGTGAGGCTGGTGGATCTGGCAGGGTTAGTAACACTCACTTTGGCTGCATCTCTGTGTGGGAAATAATGCTGGGGCAGACCCCAAATCCAGATTGCATTGCTTGGAGCAGCACTCTGGTCCTATTCGAGTTAAAGAATTTGTTTTCATAAGAAGCCCACTCCCATGCAGGAGAGGTGAGTTTCTTTGAAATTATCAGAACAGTGCTTTTTTCACCTTCATAACTAATTTTTGCTCTTTTGCAAGGAAAATCTCTGAGCACAGGCATGCTTTTATTGGGGTGCAGAGCAGTGCAATCTCACACAGACATCCCTGCCTATCCTTCCCCTCACTTGGAGCCTCTCCCGTATCTCCAGCAGAGGcagtgctgcttttcccagAGCCACGGAGAAaggatgctgcagtgctgctgctccttctttgCTTATCTCCTGGGTGCAAAAATAGCTGTGGATGGGGACTGAAAAACCTGCCTGCCACcttgtccctgcagctggcagaggggtCTTGTCAGGTgacaggagcctggggacaaaCAGAGAGGAGCCTTGGCAGGCACTGGGCAGGTGTCCAGAAGGACTCACAtggtacatatatatatatttgcatgCATCCATACATATTTATGTACATTCACACCTGTGCAGGGACTACTTACAGACACATAAGCTGTCAGGCACGTGACGAGCGAGGCTGTGATGGCGTAGGGGATGGAGGTGTTGGGGTTCTTGGCCTCCTCTCCCGTGGTAGCAATGATGTCGAAGCCAATGAAGGCATAGAAACAGGTTGCAGCCCCCTTGAGCACCTGTGGGGAGGATCAAACATCTGTGTGCCAGGAGGGAGGCTGGCACCCAGCCAGGGAGAGGGAGCTGAGCAAAAACAGAGCAGCGCTGTTGTGCCTTGTCTGAGCTAAAGGGTGAGTGGCCACAGGTCAGGGGGTGTAGCTCTGGGGACTGACCCTGGGAGCACCCCTAACCCACTGATCTGAACTGGGGAAATGATTTTAACCTGTGCCCTGAGCCATGGAGGCATCTGCAGCTCACCCCACAAACCTGCAGTGCCTGAATATGCTGGGAGATCCTGCCACTGTCAGAGGAGACAATCAACCAATTTCAGGTTTGCTTTAACAATCCTCCACCCCAAATCCATTTTTATGAGTAGGGATCTGGAACATGTTTACATGTTTTGCCTTAGCAAGATGTCTCATGTGGCAGCAAGATCCGCTTGCAGAGGaagcaggagagagcagcagccgTCAGATGTGAGCCGCTTCCCAAACAACCTCTGTTTTTCTTGGAAGCTGCAGACAGGTTAGGAGCACACACTGGAGCACTTGGATGAGGAATTATTTGtactgtttggttttttttttttaatgtgatttaaaaaaaatatacaatatTAGCGAGGACATTTATAGGAAAGGAACGCTGGAGCAGGGTGAAGACAGCTTGGCTGATCTGGAGCTGTGAAACCCTTGCAGCTTGCTGGGTACCACCTGTCCATCACACCTCTGTCATCTCAGCTGTCAGGAGATACTGCACACAGTAAAACTCACCTCTTTCAGGGACTGTCTgtaattattcttttaaaatgtccTATGCTTGCTGGGAATCTCGAACTTGTGCTTGGTGGTAGATTTACTTTTACGAACAACTTGTGAGACAATGAGCCAGCTGAAAAGGATGAGACCACCCTACTgaggttttttgtgttttgggtaTGCATCTATCTCATCTATCTttaaaaactacttttttttttgttttttgttgtttttgtttgtttgtttgtttgtttgttttgtttcccaaGAGATATTTGGTGCATTGAATTGGAGCAAAAcagatattttccattttctctttttcactcCTATTGTATGATATAACAACCCAAGCACAACCCAAAGGTAAAATATGACCTCTGTTCTCAAGTGAGCCTCAGAGCTCATCTCCCCACTGTTGTTCTGTGGCAAAGAGGCATTGATTTACTGGATGAAGGTGCAGGGACTATATGCAGGTTTGGGACCCTTTCAATAATCAAGATTCATGGTTTACTTTACTTTCTTGCTTATTTTTCTGCACAAAACCCCAATGGAGTTGAGCAGTGTAAATCTGAGAAATTATCTTGGGTTTAGGCCAGCTGAGATATTTTCAGTCTCTGTTCATCCTTGGATAAAAACCAGTGCAAGCAAGCTAAAAAAGCCAAATATGTCCAAATTCTCAGTAAGCTTTGAGGGAACATCCATAAAATAAGTGCTGGCAGGTGGCATTATGAAGTGCTCAAAACAAATGCTTGAGAACATTGTTGTTGAAAACCAGCCAACAAAAGtatctccctgctctgcagaggctgaGCCAGCTCTCTGGAGCTCCCTGTCTTAGACAGCCACGGCATTTTGCTCCATTGCCTGGCAATTAGTGGCATTGCCTTGGGGATACTCCCATGAGGAGTTTGACTCTGCAAAGGGACATTTTGGAAAAGTTCTGGCTTTATGCTAAGAGGAGTTAGGAGATGAAGCATTGCCATACTCCTTGGGTTTGGTGGAAAGAGCAGGTCTGGATCCAAGCCTGCACTCCTGGGATTTGAAGATCCCTGGCCAAAGCACAGGTGGATTTAGCAGAGCTGGGACCTGGAGGGTGCAGCAGAATTGGGGTGTGTAAACCATGAGTAAGGCTGAGTGTGTGGCAGCACTCAGGTGCtgtgtgtccctctgtgctcccagacTTACCCCTGGCCATCCGAACGGCAGGAATTGCCCTTCAGCCCAGTTGTCACTTTTGATGTAGAACAGACCAGCAATCATGATGAAGACCCAAACTGCCAAGTTAATGACATTGAGCACGTTGTTCAGTCCCACCGAGTTCTTCACCCCCATGGCCACAATGATGGTGACAATGACAGCAATGACCAGAGCAAGAAGGTCAGGGTACgactcctctcctttccctaGGTGAGAGAAAAGAGATGTGCTACTCTCCATCCACAGAATATCCAGAATTGCTGTGGGGGAGTTTTAAACACTTTTCAGACCTTGAAGTTTTGCAGAACTCTTTGGTCTCATTGCAAAAGTGGTCTCCAGAGGCCCATGTCTCCACTAGCTAAAGTTGTTTAATTAGGGTGATAAATCTTGATGTCTCAAGACACTGTTCAGACTTTTGGGAGAGCGGCAGACCAATGACCCTGTCCCAATTTGCATAACATGTATCTGCCAAGTACTCATTAAAAATCAATCAGCCATGAAGTTTTCATGACACAGGTACAGGACAGCTGGCTGGTTTGCTTACTGGTAGGATTCATGGACtgttgctggagctgctggtcaTACAGGACCACCACAgtcccccatccccagcagtACAGCAGACACCAGCTTGTGTCCTCTAACAAAATTCTGTGTGTGCCTCAAAGGGACCAAGCAGAGTGTTTGCACTGGGTGAAGGGTTTCTGTGCTGCCCTTACCCTGTGACTATTTCTGTGCCTGCATTCTAAATGCCAGCTCATCCCAAAGGGGCTCAaaatatcccatatcccatccCCTCCAGTCCCGcctgtgtgccaggctgctcaggcaAAATACCAGAGCCAGACAGACAGTAAATAATGAATGAAGCCTAATATCCATGTCTGACTCCTGATGAGCTCCCAATTACTTTTCCTGCCCAAACTGATGGAGgagtctgtgcccagcaggacGCACCCAGGCCGTTGAGCGTGCCGACGCTGCTGATCATCCAGCGGCTGATGGTGTGGTTGGCCAGCGAGTCAAACAtgctgctgagggcactggCACCTGCAGCTGTCCCAATCAGGTACTCCAGGATCAGGTTCCAGCCAATGAAGAACGCCACAAACTCCCCCACGGTCACGTAGCTGTAGGTGTAGGCAGAGCCCGTGGTCTTGGGGACGCGCACGCCGAACTCAGCGTAGCAAACACCTGgttggaaaaagaggaaaaggtgtAAGGAAAAAGAGGTTGGGAAATGGAAAAAGTAAAAACTGCATGGGTGGCACCTTCCCAGAGGTGCTAGGAGGTGTCAGGACTGCAGTCAATGTCAGGAACATAGAGACATTGCATGGTGACCCTCCTTCCCCTGTTTCTTGGCTTAAAAACCAGAAGTATTTCCACTAGGAAATATTTCTgggcttttctttttgagaagACACAGTTCAAACCAGCCAGATGTTTACATGGGATCCTGGACCAGTGCTGCACAGTCTCATCCCAGAGGAAGATGCCACAGAAGGCTacacctctccctgccccaaacTTCCAATCTCCAAACACTCATCCTGCATTATTACTCTGCTGATCCAGGCATGAGCACTGTCCTGATCATCCTTGCTTTTGTTCATACCCAGGCAAAAGGAGTTTGAAGATGTCTTACATAGGGAACATAACTTATTTTAacacttaaaaaatattatatttaaatctTCTAAAGAATATTTGCAAAACTAACTgtgcagaagaagaaaagaaaagcaaaaagtatTTAACTGTAAACACTTGGGAGGAGGATTCATCAGACTTCAATACTTTTTGAACTCCTTGTGCACTTACTATGTcaagataatttttaataaaaacctgACCCTGACACATTGATGTATTAAAACAAccattagtttttttttttaaatgaatggatGTACTTAGTCTCAAATTCTCCAAATATTATTCAGGACAAGTGCTGAAAGGGTCCTGCATGTTTAACACTGATTAGGTCCCTGCCCCAAAGACCCCAGTAAAGTTCATATGGGTGAATTGGTTAAGGCTGTTACTACCATTAAGTAAACACGTAGTAATTATTGAGCTCTCTATCAACCGATATTCTCCATTTAGAAGATAATAATTGCTTCAAATTTGCAATCAGTTTAGTACAGAGAGGGGAATGAATcatttataaaaatgttatGAGGTGGCTGCTCTTCCTTAAGTGCTGTTTTAACACTGTACAAACACAGAGTTGTTGAATCTCTTAAGCTGAATTTGGTGGtgcttgttttcctgcttttgaaGGATTTTTATATTCCATTCACTGCTTAACTTGAATGTGGGTTGCTTTGCAATGGGACTCTTCAAAACTTGATTTCTGTAAAGCAGCCCAACAGGAGCCACAAGAGGTTTCCATCATCCATCCAGCCCTACCGACAGTCATTATTCAAAGCTGATGAAAAATGCATGCACTCGGCAAAGGTACAGTGTTCACAGATAACTGCAGGCCTGAATGATTTATGAAACTGGTGCTCTGACGAAGACAAGTATCTAGTTTCTCTCTTTGATGGccttaaaaatacatatatatactctctttcttgtaggcagctctCGTTTTAGCCAACGACAAGATAATGATTGAAGAGGATGGTTATTGACACACAACGATAATGCTAAACCAAAGAAATGAATATGTATAAAATGTTGGAGTTTTTGATTATTCTACTTGGATCCCAAAATAGAAGAGCTGTTTTTCACTAGGGGTTGGGTACAGCACTAGGTTGAGAGCATCAGCATTAGGTGTCAGCATGTATTACACacaaacatatatataatatatactaatATCTGCTGCATTCACACTGTATTATTactattgttgttgttattattaatatttttaaattattataattattattatttttacaatCTAACTGGACAATAAAACTGTGTTACTCGGTTACTCCTTGGCAGTTCAAGCCATTCAGCACCTTGTTCCCCTGTATGCAGAGGAATGCAGCtctcccagtgctcctgcacagccagcccagctctggaaCTGCAGAGAGAAGTTGGGTACATCCTCCCTGTCACAACTGTTTAATTTGGAGACAGATTTCTCTTCTTCCCCTCAATCAAGAGTGTTTGCaatttctgaagaaaacaaGACAATACAGTGGGGTTTTTTCGAAAGAACAAGCATTCTACAGAGGatcatttcttttcctggaatGTCTGCTACCCTTGTGCAGTTGGTGTGACAGTCATTACACTT
Coding sequences within:
- the SLC7A14 gene encoding probable cationic amino acid transporter encodes the protein MSGFLSRLDPRRVPWGAAGHALRARVLRTKPVESMLEGTGAAAAQGARLAKVLTTLDLISLGVGSCVGTGMYVVSGLVAKEMAGPGVIVSFIIAAVASILSGVCYAEFGVRVPKTTGSAYTYSYVTVGEFVAFFIGWNLILEYLIGTAAGASALSSMFDSLANHTISRWMISSVGTLNGLGKGEESYPDLLALVIAVIVTIIVAMGVKNSVGLNNVLNVINLAVWVFIMIAGLFYIKSDNWAEGQFLPFGWPGVLKGAATCFYAFIGFDIIATTGEEAKNPNTSIPYAITASLVTCLTAYVSVSMILTLMVPYDAIDTESPLMEMFVVHGFYAAKFIVAIGSVAGLTVSLLGSLFPMPRVIYAMAGDGLLFRFLSHVSSYTETPIVACIVSGFLAALLSLLVSLRDLIEMMSIGTLLAYTLVSVCVLLLRYQPESDIDGFVKFLSEEHTKKKEGILADCEKEACSPGSEGEEFSGPPTNTCGAKNLPSLGDNEMLIGKSDKSAYNVNHPNYGTVDMTTGIEADESENIYLIKLKKLIGPRYYTMRIHLGLPGKMDRPTAATGHTVTTCVLLLFVLMFIFCSFIIFGSDYISEQSWWAVLLVVLMVLLIAVLVFVILQQPENPKKLPYMAPCLPFVPAFAMLVNIYLMLKLSTVTWIRFAVWCFVGLLIYFGYGMWNSTLEISAREEALHQSTYQRYDVDVDPFSVDDGFSFAPEGESYPAWGPSEDKSFSYQQMAGTKESHRTSGRSKSKGRHKPPSDALIANDELDYSPE